Proteins encoded by one window of Deinococcus radiodurans R1 = ATCC 13939 = DSM 20539:
- the argH gene encoding argininosuccinate lyase, with protein sequence MTNQKQETKLWGGRFAEKTAELVELFNASVGFDQRLAEQDIRGSLAHVAMLGGQGILTAEEVSQITDGLNGVLADIRAGNFEWRLDREDVHMNVEAALRDRIGPVAGKLHTARSRNDQVAVDFRLFTKEAALDLAEQTRALRRVMLAEAEKHLQNEVILPGYTHLQVAQPILLAHWFMAYVAMLERDEGRFRDAAERMDESPLGSSALAGTPWPLDRHATAEALGFARPTANSLDGVGSRDFALEFLSACAILSAHLSRLSEELILYSTFEFGFITLPDSHTTGSSIMPQKKNPDVSELARGKAGRVFGNLMALLTVVKGTPLAYNKDLQEDKEGVFDSYDTLSIVLRLYAEMLPKTVWHADVTKAAAARGYSTATDVADYLARQGVPFREAHEVVGGLVGLASRSDRQLWELTDAELKAAHPLLSAEVAQKLTVEESVRSRQSYGGTAPERVREAVEAAKEKLRQETGQP encoded by the coding sequence ATGACCAACCAAAAACAGGAAACTAAACTCTGGGGCGGGCGTTTCGCCGAAAAGACCGCCGAACTCGTGGAACTGTTCAACGCCTCGGTCGGTTTTGACCAGCGCCTCGCCGAGCAGGACATTCGCGGTTCGCTGGCGCATGTGGCGATGCTGGGGGGGCAGGGCATCCTGACTGCCGAGGAAGTCTCCCAAATCACCGACGGCCTGAACGGTGTGCTGGCTGACATCCGCGCCGGGAACTTCGAGTGGCGTCTGGACCGCGAGGACGTTCACATGAACGTGGAAGCCGCCCTGCGCGACCGCATCGGCCCGGTGGCGGGCAAGCTGCACACCGCTCGCTCGCGCAACGATCAGGTGGCGGTGGATTTCCGGCTGTTCACCAAGGAAGCCGCGCTCGACCTCGCCGAACAGACCCGTGCCCTGCGCCGCGTGATGCTGGCCGAGGCCGAAAAGCACCTCCAGAACGAGGTCATTCTGCCCGGCTACACCCACCTGCAAGTGGCGCAGCCCATCCTGCTGGCGCACTGGTTCATGGCTTACGTGGCGATGCTGGAGCGCGACGAGGGCCGTTTCCGCGACGCCGCCGAGCGGATGGACGAGTCGCCGCTGGGCAGCTCGGCGCTGGCAGGTACGCCCTGGCCGCTCGACCGGCACGCGACCGCCGAGGCGCTGGGCTTTGCGCGGCCCACCGCCAACAGTCTCGACGGCGTGGGCAGCCGCGACTTCGCGTTGGAGTTCCTGAGCGCCTGTGCCATCCTGTCGGCACACCTCTCGCGCCTCTCTGAAGAACTGATCTTGTATTCCACCTTCGAGTTCGGCTTCATCACCCTGCCCGACTCGCACACCACCGGGTCCAGCATCATGCCGCAGAAGAAAAACCCCGACGTGTCCGAACTGGCACGCGGCAAGGCGGGGCGCGTCTTCGGCAATCTGATGGCGCTGCTGACGGTGGTCAAAGGTACGCCGCTCGCCTACAACAAGGACTTGCAGGAGGACAAGGAAGGCGTGTTCGACTCCTACGACACGCTGAGCATCGTCCTGCGCCTGTATGCCGAGATGCTGCCCAAGACCGTCTGGCACGCCGACGTGACCAAAGCGGCGGCGGCGCGTGGCTATTCCACCGCCACCGACGTGGCCGATTACCTCGCCCGGCAGGGTGTTCCCTTCCGCGAGGCGCACGAGGTCGTGGGCGGGCTGGTCGGGCTGGCCTCGCGCTCGGACCGGCAACTGTGGGAACTGACCGACGCCGAACTGAAAGCCGCCCACCCGCTGCTCAGCGCGGAAGTGGCGCAGAAACTCACCGTCGAGGAAAGTGTCCGCAGCCGCCAGAGCTACGGGGGCACGGCGCCCGAGCGGGTGCGAGAAGCGGTGGAGGCGGCGAAAGAAAAGCTGCGCCAGGAAACGGGCCAGCCTTAA
- a CDS encoding nucleotidyltransferase family protein has product MNAVQSRAEVLTVIAAHADELRQLGVAEVWLFGSAARDELRPESDIDVLVRLSRPLGLAFFEIAPQLESWLGRPVDVGTFDGLHGRALGQVQREAVRAA; this is encoded by the coding sequence ATGAACGCTGTCCAGAGCCGTGCCGAGGTGCTGACCGTGATTGCTGCTCATGCTGACGAGCTCCGGCAGTTGGGCGTGGCGGAAGTCTGGCTGTTCGGCTCGGCGGCCCGTGACGAGTTGCGGCCCGAGTCGGATATTGACGTGCTGGTACGGCTCTCGCGTCCGCTGGGGCTGGCCTTCTTTGAGATCGCGCCGCAGCTCGAAAGCTGGCTGGGCCGCCCGGTGGATGTCGGCACCTTCGACGGCCTGCATGGGCGGGCACTGGGCCAGGTTCAGCGCGAGGCCGTGCGTGCCGCGTAG
- a CDS encoding HepT-like ribonuclease domain-containing protein — MPRSDSERLEDALAAAQAAVSFAGALTLDELRADHLTLAALKYELLVLGEAVGGLSDSVRQSAPDLPWSQLRGLRNVVTHEYFRVSPSILHQVVTVDLPALIPRLDVLLDERQRYA; from the coding sequence GTGCCGCGTAGTGACTCCGAGCGGCTGGAAGATGCTCTGGCTGCGGCCCAGGCCGCCGTCTCGTTTGCCGGTGCCCTGACCCTGGACGAGTTGCGGGCTGACCACCTCACGCTGGCTGCCCTGAAATACGAACTGCTGGTGCTTGGCGAAGCGGTAGGCGGTCTGAGTGACAGCGTGCGCCAGAGTGCGCCTGACCTTCCCTGGTCACAGCTTCGGGGCCTACGCAATGTCGTGACCCATGAGTATTTTCGCGTCTCGCCCAGCATTCTTCATCAGGTGGTCACTGTAGATTTGCCTGCCCTGATTCCTCGATTGGACGTTCTCCTGGACGAGCGACAACGCTACGCCTAA
- a CDS encoding GNAT family N-acetyltransferase — MTLSDKHIRLIQATPNDFGTVTGLLEQAGLHTSSVTPDGSTYWIAYLDGQPGGCIGLEHGQGVSLIRSTAVLPDFRSHGLGRALVLSALTHASLRGDHTVYLFSSEAGDYWKRFGFGPSTAAEIEAALPEAPQVQSGVMRGWIKEEQVWKRELLQVGAQG, encoded by the coding sequence TTGACCCTTTCCGACAAACACATCCGCCTGATTCAGGCGACCCCCAACGACTTCGGCACCGTCACTGGCCTACTTGAACAGGCTGGGCTGCACACCTCCAGCGTGACCCCGGACGGCTCGACCTACTGGATTGCTTACCTCGACGGTCAGCCCGGCGGCTGCATCGGCCTGGAGCATGGGCAGGGCGTCTCGCTCATCCGCTCGACGGCGGTGCTGCCCGACTTCCGCTCGCACGGGCTGGGGCGGGCGTTGGTGCTCTCGGCGCTGACGCACGCCTCGCTGCGCGGCGACCACACCGTCTACCTCTTTTCCTCCGAGGCGGGCGACTACTGGAAGCGCTTCGGCTTCGGGCCGAGTACGGCGGCAGAAATCGAGGCGGCGCTGCCCGAGGCACCGCAGGTTCAAAGTGGCGTGATGCGTGGCTGGATCAAGGAGGAGCAGGTCTGGAAACGCGAACTGCTGCAAGTGGGGGCGCAGGGGTGA
- a CDS encoding GNAT family N-acetyltransferase produces the protein MSDTTLTTRLATAEDKPQVTRMFSEAGLDTDAALESGTTYWIMERNGEAVGAVGLEHGDGVSLLRGAAVSPSSRGMGLGRQLVISAVEYARGRGDRAVYLFSKGGKWETFGFTQIPLAVVMGDIPDAPQIQAYRSRGERPGGTTWMRDLTK, from the coding sequence ATGTCCGATACCACCCTGACCACCCGCCTCGCCACCGCCGAGGACAAACCCCAGGTGACCCGCATGTTCTCGGAAGCGGGGCTGGACACCGACGCCGCGCTCGAGAGCGGCACGACTTACTGGATCATGGAGCGCAACGGCGAAGCGGTGGGCGCCGTGGGCCTGGAGCATGGCGACGGGGTCAGCCTGCTGCGCGGCGCGGCGGTGTCTCCCTCGTCGCGGGGCATGGGCCTGGGGCGGCAGCTCGTCATCAGCGCGGTGGAATATGCGCGTGGGCGTGGCGACCGGGCCGTGTACCTGTTTTCCAAGGGGGGCAAATGGGAAACCTTCGGCTTTACCCAGATTCCGCTGGCTGTGGTCATGGGGGACATCCCCGACGCGCCGCAGATTCAGGCCTACCGATCGCGCGGCGAGCGCCCCGGCGGCACCACCTGGATGCGCGACCTGACCAAATAA